Below is a genomic region from Catenuloplanes atrovinosus.
CGGCGAACGGTTCCGGCGAGTAGAAGTCGGCGATCGGAGCGTCGCTGCCGGCCGCCGGCTCGGTGATGAACGGGGTGGCTATGACGCCGGGATGGATCGCGTTGACGCGGATGTTGTCGCGGCCCAACTCGAGGGCGGCGGTGCGCGTGAGCCCGCGAATCGCCCACTTGCTGGCGACGTAGGGCGCGTAGCGGGCGGTCCCGCCGATGCCCATGGTGGAGCCGATGTTGACGATCACTCCGCCTCCCGCGCGCCGCAGCGCCGGGGCGGCGGCCTTGATCCCGAGGAACGTGCCGGTCAGATTGACGTCGAGGATGCGGGCCCAGGTAGCCCGGTCGGTGGACTCGATGAGGGCCGGCGGGTTCTGCACCCCGGCGTTGTTGACCAGGATCGTGAGCGCACCGAAGGCCCTCTCGGTCTCCGCTACGGCGGCGTCCCACGACTCCTCCCGGGACACGTCGAGGTGGACGAAACGCGCCCCGTCTCCCAGCTCGGCGGCGAGGGCGGCGCCACGCTCGGCGTCGAGGCCACCGATGACGACGTTGGCACCCTCGGCATGCAGGGCGCGAACGTGGCTGGCGCCCTGCCCGCCGGTGCCGCCGGTCACGAGAACGGTCTGATCGGCGAAGCGAGACATCAAGAATCCTCCTGGGTAGGGACGAGGGACGAGTGGTGAGTCGAACGACTCACCACGCCGACGCTACGCCCCCGTCGAGTGGTGAGTCAACCCACTCACCTCGCTATGATGGGCGCATGACCCCAGCGCCGTCGGCCTATCACCAGCGCGTGGCGGAGGAGAAGCGCGCGCTCATCGTGCGGGCCGCCACCGAGCTTTTCCTCGAGTTCGGCTACGACCGCGTGTCACTGGCGCGCGTCGCCGACAGCGCCGGCGTGTCCAAGGCCACGCTGTTCAAGCAGTTTCCGACGAAGGCGGCGTTGTTCGACGCCATCGTCATCGACTCGTGGGCCGAGAACGACGTCGCCGACGTGCCGCCCGCCGGTGACCTGACGGCCGGCCTGACGATTCTGGGACGGCGTTACGCGACGCTGTTGAGCCAGCCGGGGATGGCCGATCTGTTTCGCATCGTCATCGCCGAACTGCCACGCTTTCCCGAACTGGCCAAAGCGCATTTCTCGCAGGGCAAACTGCCGTACTTCGAGTCCGTTCAGACCTACCTCACGGCCGAGCACGAGGCGGGGGCCGCGGACATCGCCGACCCGAAGATGGCCGCCACGCAGTTTCTCGGCATGATCTCCAACTACCTGTTCTGGCCGAGCCTGGTGCTCCCGGGCTGGACGGTGACGCCTGCCCGCACGACCGCGGTGGTGGAGGAGGCCGTCCGTACCATGGTCGCGCGGTATGGCACCGGACCCGCTGTGGAGAATGCGCGGGGCCGCTGAACCTCCCGGCAACGGAATCGGCCTTTCCGGGCGGCAGGCGACCGTCCGCTTTGTTCGCCGATTGGTTGTTCGTGTGGTCGCCGTCGACGCCGAACAAACCGATCCTGGTAGGCAGGGTGACAGCCGCCGGTAGCGACCGGCGAGCCCGCCCGGAATCTCGATGTGCCGAAGTCTCATCGGTGGCTGTCGGCGACGAGCGGTACGGGCGGAAAACCATCACTACCGCACGGGGAAGGTAGCTCGATGCGTATCCCAAGAATCATGGCCGCCGTGGCCGCGACCGCGACGTTAGGTCTCGTCGTCGCGTCCGGCACCGCCAACGCGGCCGAGTCGGCCACCGTCGATCCGCCCCAGGTCCTCCAGACCGTGGAGGGCATCGACGTGTCGCACCACCAAGGGGTGATCGTCTGGGCGACCGTCGCGCTCAGCAAGCGGTTCGCCTACATCAAGGCCACCGAGGGAAACAATTTCCAGGATCCCATGTTCGACCTCAACTACACCCAGGCTGCGCTCGTCGGGATGATCCGCGGTGCGTACCACTTCGCCCGGCCGTCCATGACGGACGGGGCGGCTCAGGCCGACTACTTCATCGACAACGGCGGCGGCTGGACTCCGGACGGCCGTACCCTGCCCGGTGCCCTTGACCTGGAGGGCAACTGCTCCGGGAAGACGCACGCGCAGATGGTGCAGTGGATCCGCCAGTTCACCGACCGGTACCAGGCACGCACCGGCCGGGAGGCCGTGATCTACACGAACCGGGACTGGTGGAACCAGTGCACGGGCGGGAGCTCCGCGTTCGCCGCGTCCAACCCGCTCTGGCACGCCGAGCCCGACTCCAGCCCCCAGGTCCCGGACGGCTGGAGCAGGTACACCTTCTGGCAGTACGACTGGGAGGGTTCCGTACTGGGCATCGTCGGAGACGTCGACCTGGACCGCTTCAACGGCAGCCAGCAACAGTTGAACACCTTCGTGAACGTCGCCTGACCGGCAACGAATCACACCGATCGGGGGTGTGCCGCCCGGGCGGCACACCCCCGCAGCAGTGCCGGCCGTCGACGCGTCAGAATCGGAACCGCAGGATGCGGCTGGACCGTTTGAAGGCCGGCACCAGATTCATGAGGCGATACACGCGCCGTATCGTCGCGGGCGCCTTGGCCATCAACTCCGGCGAGTCATTCATCGGCGCCTCGTCGACGTACTC
It encodes:
- a CDS encoding GH25 family lysozyme, with the protein product MRIPRIMAAVAATATLGLVVASGTANAAESATVDPPQVLQTVEGIDVSHHQGVIVWATVALSKRFAYIKATEGNNFQDPMFDLNYTQAALVGMIRGAYHFARPSMTDGAAQADYFIDNGGGWTPDGRTLPGALDLEGNCSGKTHAQMVQWIRQFTDRYQARTGREAVIYTNRDWWNQCTGGSSAFAASNPLWHAEPDSSPQVPDGWSRYTFWQYDWEGSVLGIVGDVDLDRFNGSQQQLNTFVNVA
- a CDS encoding TetR/AcrR family transcriptional regulator, with protein sequence MTPAPSAYHQRVAEEKRALIVRAATELFLEFGYDRVSLARVADSAGVSKATLFKQFPTKAALFDAIVIDSWAENDVADVPPAGDLTAGLTILGRRYATLLSQPGMADLFRIVIAELPRFPELAKAHFSQGKLPYFESVQTYLTAEHEAGAADIADPKMAATQFLGMISNYLFWPSLVLPGWTVTPARTTAVVEEAVRTMVARYGTGPAVENARGR
- a CDS encoding SDR family NAD(P)-dependent oxidoreductase, with protein sequence MSRFADQTVLVTGGTGGQGASHVRALHAEGANVVIGGLDAERGAALAAELGDGARFVHLDVSREESWDAAVAETERAFGALTILVNNAGVQNPPALIESTDRATWARILDVNLTGTFLGIKAAAPALRRAGGGVIVNIGSTMGIGGTARYAPYVASKWAIRGLTRTAALELGRDNIRVNAIHPGVIATPFITEPAAGSDAPIADFYSPEPFAVPRLGQPADVTALLLFLTSPHAAFITGAEYVIDGGLLLGPALQKEAA